One Phycisphaeraceae bacterium genomic window carries:
- the purL gene encoding phosphoribosylformylglycinamidine synthase subunit PurL yields the protein MTSPTARVHRVEVAVSQGRADVRGEAVKRDAAALGLAPSSVRSSKVYLIEAALDSAQIQSLAQRLLADPVLERATLGVTAANAGSRVIEVHPLPGVMDPAAQTVRDAARELLGLEDLAVTTGWRFDVAGIDAKGAETLARRLLANTVIQAVHFEPFVPDSLPRGGGYDLKVTHVPMRDLDDAALEKLSREGHLFLDLNEMHAVQAHYREIGREPTDVELETLAQTWSEHCVHKTLKSTIRYSSDSIETDRIDWSKRPGHERQPDGSVVIHNLLKSTVAAATHELIKEGVDWTLSVFVDNAGIVAFDDDHALCIKVETHNHPSAIEPYGGAATGVGGCIRDIMGTGLGAKPIANTDVFCVAPPDTTDVPAGCLHPRRVLNQVVAGVRDYGNRMGIPTVNGAVYFDERYIGNPLVYCGCVGVMPRDKISGHAKPGDVIVALGGRTGRDGIHGATFSSAELTDTHADEFSHAVQIGNAIEEKRVLDAILRARDAGPGGAPLYHAITDCGAGGFSSAVGEMGEALGAEVHLERAPLKYDGLSYTEIWVSEAQERMVLAVPRGNLAALRAICDEEHVELAELGTFGTPNRELVLRYHGTEVGRLSMSLLHDGIPTPTRIASWTPTPAKQREGAAKFDAGDALLKLLAHPNIASKRWIVRQYDHEVQGRTIVRPLVGPAGEGPGDASVLQPTPGSTRAAAIGCGLAVGVGDPAIGGDPYEMALAGIDECVRNLVCVGADPSRIAILDNFCWPSCRKPENLGSLVRASEGCYDGAKAYRTPFVSGKDSLNNQFTTEDGRTIEIPPTLLITGLGIVNHIDRCVTSDMKRAGNAIVLVGVATDAMGGSHLARLGVGVHDANIPTTCLREGPANAHAVAKLIAEGIVAAAHDVSDGGALVAIAEMLIGSADAEGRHALGATIDLARLATLTRDRAPITPVAAMFSEAPSRYVLEVPHNRLEDALRGLGGVRHAVIGQTTDEGELVVSGSGGGAGLKVSVRDLRDVWLGALDW from the coding sequence ATGACCAGCCCCACCGCACGCGTGCATCGTGTCGAAGTCGCCGTCTCCCAGGGTCGCGCCGATGTGCGCGGCGAAGCCGTGAAGCGAGACGCCGCGGCGCTCGGGCTCGCGCCCTCGTCGGTGCGATCCAGCAAGGTGTATCTGATCGAAGCGGCCCTCGATTCGGCGCAGATCCAGTCGCTTGCCCAGCGTCTGCTCGCCGACCCGGTGCTCGAGCGCGCCACGCTGGGCGTGACCGCGGCGAACGCCGGCTCGCGCGTCATCGAGGTGCACCCGCTCCCGGGCGTGATGGACCCGGCGGCGCAGACGGTGCGCGACGCCGCCCGCGAGCTGCTGGGGCTCGAGGACCTGGCCGTCACCACCGGCTGGCGTTTCGACGTGGCCGGCATCGACGCGAAGGGCGCCGAGACGCTGGCCAGGCGCCTGCTCGCCAACACGGTGATCCAGGCGGTGCACTTCGAGCCGTTCGTCCCCGACTCGCTCCCCAGGGGCGGCGGGTACGACCTGAAAGTCACGCACGTACCCATGCGTGACCTCGACGACGCTGCGCTCGAGAAGCTCTCGCGCGAGGGGCACCTGTTCCTCGACCTCAACGAGATGCACGCGGTGCAGGCGCACTACCGCGAGATCGGGCGCGAGCCCACCGATGTCGAGCTCGAAACCCTCGCGCAGACATGGAGCGAGCACTGCGTCCACAAGACGCTCAAGAGCACGATCCGCTACTCGTCGGATTCGATCGAGACCGACCGCATCGACTGGTCGAAGCGCCCCGGGCACGAGCGCCAGCCGGACGGGTCGGTCGTGATCCACAACCTGCTCAAGAGCACCGTCGCGGCGGCGACGCACGAACTCATCAAGGAAGGCGTCGACTGGACGCTCAGCGTCTTCGTCGACAACGCCGGCATCGTGGCCTTCGACGATGACCACGCGCTGTGCATCAAGGTCGAGACGCACAACCACCCCTCGGCGATCGAGCCCTACGGCGGGGCGGCCACCGGCGTGGGCGGGTGTATCCGCGACATCATGGGCACGGGCCTGGGCGCCAAGCCCATCGCCAACACCGATGTGTTCTGCGTCGCACCGCCCGACACGACGGATGTCCCGGCCGGGTGCCTGCACCCGCGGCGAGTCCTCAATCAGGTGGTCGCCGGCGTGCGCGATTACGGCAATCGCATGGGCATCCCGACCGTCAACGGCGCGGTGTATTTCGACGAGCGCTACATCGGCAACCCGCTGGTCTATTGCGGCTGCGTCGGCGTCATGCCGCGCGACAAGATCAGCGGGCACGCGAAGCCGGGCGATGTGATCGTCGCGCTGGGCGGGCGCACGGGGCGCGACGGCATCCACGGCGCGACATTCTCTTCGGCAGAGCTCACCGACACGCACGCCGACGAGTTCTCGCACGCGGTGCAGATCGGCAACGCGATCGAGGAGAAGCGCGTGCTCGACGCGATCCTGCGCGCACGCGACGCCGGTCCGGGCGGCGCGCCGCTGTACCACGCGATCACGGACTGCGGCGCCGGCGGTTTTTCGTCGGCCGTGGGGGAGATGGGCGAGGCGCTCGGCGCAGAGGTGCACCTCGAACGCGCTCCGCTGAAGTACGACGGGCTCTCCTACACCGAGATCTGGGTCAGCGAGGCGCAGGAGCGCATGGTGCTCGCGGTCCCTCGCGGGAACCTCGCGGCCCTGCGCGCGATCTGCGACGAAGAGCATGTCGAACTCGCGGAGCTGGGGACCTTCGGCACGCCCAACCGCGAGCTCGTCCTGCGATACCACGGGACCGAGGTCGGTCGACTCTCGATGTCGCTCCTGCATGACGGCATCCCGACCCCCACGCGCATCGCGAGCTGGACGCCCACGCCGGCGAAGCAGCGCGAAGGCGCCGCGAAGTTTGACGCGGGCGACGCGCTGCTGAAGCTGCTCGCGCACCCCAACATCGCGAGCAAGCGCTGGATCGTCCGCCAGTACGACCACGAGGTGCAGGGCAGGACGATCGTCCGCCCGCTCGTCGGCCCGGCTGGCGAGGGCCCCGGCGACGCCAGCGTGCTCCAGCCGACGCCCGGCTCGACGCGCGCCGCCGCGATCGGCTGCGGCCTCGCGGTTGGGGTGGGCGACCCGGCGATCGGGGGCGATCCGTACGAGATGGCGCTCGCCGGCATCGACGAGTGCGTGCGCAACCTCGTGTGCGTGGGCGCCGATCCGTCGCGCATCGCGATCCTCGACAATTTCTGCTGGCCAAGCTGCCGCAAGCCGGAGAACCTTGGCTCGCTGGTGCGCGCGTCGGAGGGCTGTTACGACGGCGCGAAGGCGTACCGCACGCCGTTCGTGTCGGGCAAGGACTCGCTGAACAACCAGTTCACGACCGAGGACGGTCGCACGATCGAGATCCCGCCCACGCTGCTCATCACCGGGCTGGGGATCGTGAACCACATCGACCGGTGCGTCACGAGCGACATGAAGCGAGCCGGCAACGCGATCGTGTTGGTTGGCGTCGCGACCGACGCAATGGGCGGCAGCCACCTCGCGCGCCTGGGCGTGGGCGTGCACGACGCGAACATCCCGACGACCTGTCTGCGCGAGGGCCCGGCGAACGCGCACGCCGTCGCGAAACTGATCGCCGAGGGGATCGTCGCGGCGGCGCACGACGTGTCCGATGGTGGGGCGCTCGTCGCGATCGCCGAGATGCTGATCGGCTCAGCCGATGCCGAGGGCAGGCACGCGCTGGGGGCGACGATCGATCTCGCGCGTCTCGCGACGCTGACACGGGACCGCGCGCCGATCACGCCGGTCGCGGCGATGTTCAGCGAAGCCCCGAGCCGGTACGTGCTCGAAGTGCCCCACAACCGTCTCGAGGACGCGCTGCGGGGCCTGGGCGGCGTGCGCCACGCGGTGATCGGGCAGACCACCGACGAAGGCGAGCTGGTCGTGTCGGGCAGTGGTGGGGGCGCCGGGCTGAAGGTTTCGGTCCGCGACCTTCGCGACGTGTGGCTCGGCGCGCTGGACTGGTGA
- a CDS encoding helix-turn-helix transcriptional regulator: MEVAPQIAARRQVLNLTLSQLSERSGVSKGMLSDVECGKKNPTIRILHQIALGLECTISDLLGVEPSPQLEPIRRAERRVMIDAGSGSERHLLSPQLVRRGIELVMYKMPAGARIDWRADMPGSMQHVTVLEGALRLVVGPEEALLQRGDSVTFLGDKPQVYEALHESDCRFILLVDSTQVGRVGGGIAPGAMAPSGDQSGGA; the protein is encoded by the coding sequence ATGGAAGTGGCTCCCCAGATCGCCGCCCGGCGTCAGGTGCTGAACCTGACCCTCTCCCAGCTCTCCGAACGCTCCGGCGTCAGCAAGGGCATGCTCTCCGACGTTGAGTGCGGCAAGAAGAATCCCACCATCCGGATCCTCCACCAGATCGCCCTGGGGCTCGAGTGCACCATCTCCGACCTGCTGGGCGTCGAGCCCAGCCCCCAGCTCGAGCCCATCCGGAGGGCCGAACGGCGCGTCATGATCGACGCCGGCAGCGGATCGGAGCGTCACCTGCTCTCGCCCCAGCTGGTGCGGCGAGGCATCGAACTGGTGATGTACAAGATGCCCGCCGGAGCTCGCATCGATTGGCGTGCCGATATGCCCGGCTCGATGCAGCACGTCACGGTGCTCGAGGGTGCCCTGCGTCTGGTCGTCGGGCCCGAAGAGGCGCTCCTGCAGCGCGGCGACTCGGTGACCTTCCTGGGCGATAAGCCGCAGGTCTACGAGGCCCTCCACGAGTCTGACTGCCGGTTCATCCTGCTTGTTGACTCGACGCAGGTCGGTCGCGTGGGCGGCGGGATCGCCCCGGGCGCGATGGCCCCCTCGGGCGATCAGTCGGGCGGCGCGTGA
- a CDS encoding phosphoribosylformylglycinamidine synthase subunit PurQ, with product MSNPTPRAVVLRAAGTNCDAEMVRAFELAGARVDLLHLDRVIDEPARLEDADLIGFPGGFSYGDDIASGRVFAVKLRERLWPALRAAAERGCPMIGACNGFQVMVQVGLLPGPERGEGWPERAPAQRVALADNQHARFMDRWVRVEAEQDSRCVWTRPLLDERFAGDAMMLPIAHGEGRFVADSPDTLHALERQGQVALRYAKHDNLNGSEGRIAGICDPSGRIFGLMPHPERYTQWTHHPFWTRLEPSSRRGDTPGLAMFRAAVEACREPVGA from the coding sequence ATGAGCAACCCCACGCCCCGCGCCGTCGTCCTCCGAGCCGCCGGTACGAATTGCGACGCCGAGATGGTTCGCGCCTTCGAGCTCGCCGGGGCCCGCGTGGACCTGCTCCACCTCGACCGCGTGATCGACGAGCCGGCGCGCCTGGAGGACGCCGACCTGATCGGTTTCCCGGGCGGGTTCTCCTACGGCGACGACATCGCGTCGGGGCGCGTGTTCGCCGTCAAACTGCGCGAGCGCCTCTGGCCCGCGCTGCGAGCCGCCGCCGAGCGGGGCTGCCCGATGATCGGCGCGTGCAACGGCTTCCAGGTCATGGTGCAGGTCGGGCTGCTGCCCGGCCCCGAGCGGGGCGAGGGGTGGCCCGAGCGTGCGCCGGCGCAGCGCGTCGCGCTCGCCGACAACCAGCACGCACGCTTCATGGACCGCTGGGTGCGCGTCGAGGCCGAGCAGGACAGCCGGTGCGTGTGGACACGCCCCCTCCTCGACGAGCGCTTCGCGGGCGACGCCATGATGCTCCCCATCGCGCACGGCGAGGGGCGCTTCGTCGCCGACTCCCCCGACACCCTTCACGCCCTCGAGCGCCAGGGCCAGGTCGCCCTGCGCTACGCCAAGCACGACAACCTCAACGGCAGCGAGGGCCGCATCGCCGGGATCTGCGACCCCTCCGGGCGCATCTTCGGGCTCATGCCCCACCCCGAGCGCTACACCCAGTGGACGCACCACCCGTTCTGGACGCGCCTCGAGCCGTCTTCGCGGCGGGGCGACACCCCCGGCCTCGCGATGTTCCGCGCCGCCGTCGAGGCCTGCCGCGAGCCGGTCGGGGCATAA